From the Nitrospirota bacterium genome, the window GAGATTCTTCGCCCCGAAGCATCGGGGCTCAGAATGACATTCGGCAACACCCTCAAAGTTTACACTACCTCTGCCCTAATAATATTTGATTTTTCTATCTTTCTATGTTAACTTAAATAAAAAGTGTTAACAATTGTTAACATTATGCAAGCAGGTTAACATAAAATAAATCATAAAAAAGATTAGACAATGCATACTTAGAAGGGGGTGGTATTTATGGAAAAAAATAAATATATATCAATATCCCAGTTAGCCAAAATTATAGGAGTCAGTAGAATCGCTGTGTATAAAAAGGTGAAAAAGGGTCAGATAGAGGCTATCAGAATTGGAAGGAGTTTTGCTATCCCCCAGAAGTACATAGCAGATATTTTAGGCAAAACCCTCAAGGAGAAAGATAAAAGAGAAATTGATAAGGCCATAAAAAAGACAATTAAAGAATACGGGGAAGTATTAAGACTTTTGGGCAGGGAATAACAAAATGAAGGTCATCACTGTAAGGGAGGTAGAATATATTGCTTTTAGACTGGCCCATGAACTGTTAGCCTTTGATGAGCCAATTCCGGATTTTTCAACACGCTTCCCTAATATTTTAGAAAGCTGTTTAGCTACCCCTTTTCAAAGTTTTTCAGGAAAACCGTTGTATCCTGGTCTTGTATCCAGAGCAAGTATCCTTTTTTTTCTTATGATTAAGAACCATCCTTTTCAGAATGGCAATAAAAGAATCGCTATGACGACATTGTTTGTCTTTCTCTATAAAAATAAAAAGTGGATAAAAGTTGATACGCAGGAACTTTATAATTTTACGGTATGGGTAGCTCAGAGTCATCGCAAGGTTAAGGAAGAGGTTGTAAAGGCAATAGAGAAATTTTTTAAAGCACACATTGTAGATATGGCGGGCTAAATATTTATTCAACCACTATAGGAAAGAAGGTTCCTGGGTGGATGATTTCAGGAGGGAATTCAGGTAAAATTGAAAATAACAATACCCATTTATGCTAAATGCAAAATCTGAAAGGAGGATGTTATGAAGTCGTTAAAGAATACAGAGACTTTGCATAGTCTTTTGAAGGCGTTTGCAGGAGAGTCCCAGGCAAGGAACAGGTACACCTATTATGCATCAGTTGCCAGGAAAGAAGGTTATATGCAGATTGAGTCCATATTCCAGGAGACAGCAGATAACGAAAAGGAACACGCAAAGAGATTTTTCATGCACGCCATCGAAGGGTTAAATGGCAAACAACCCACGATGATAGACATCAATGCCTCTTATCCTGTTGCTTATGGTAATACAATTGAAAATCTAAAGGCAGCCGCTTCGGGAGAGAATGAGGAATGGACAAAACTTTACCCGGGTTTTGCTGATATAGCTGATAAAGAGGGATTTCCTGAGATAGCCGGGACGTTCAGGGCAATTGCCGCAGTTGAGGTGAGGCACGAGAGGCGTTTTCT encodes:
- a CDS encoding excisionase family DNA-binding protein — protein: MEKNKYISISQLAKIIGVSRIAVYKKVKKGQIEAIRIGRSFAIPQKYIADILGKTLKEKDKREIDKAIKKTIKEYGEVLRLLGRE
- a CDS encoding type II toxin-antitoxin system death-on-curing family toxin, translating into MKVITVREVEYIAFRLAHELLAFDEPIPDFSTRFPNILESCLATPFQSFSGKPLYPGLVSRASILFFLMIKNHPFQNGNKRIAMTTLFVFLYKNKKWIKVDTQELYNFTVWVAQSHRKVKEEVVKAIEKFFKAHIVDMAG
- a CDS encoding rubrerythrin family protein translates to MKSLKNTETLHSLLKAFAGESQARNRYTYYASVARKEGYMQIESIFQETADNEKEHAKRFFMHAIEGLNGKQPTMIDINASYPVAYGNTIENLKAAASGENEEWTKLYPGFADIADKEGFPEIAGTFRAIAAVEVRHERRFLKLAENIETGSVFKKKGKVLWKCRNCGYVHEGEEAPDVCPSCRHPKGYFEIFVENY